Proteins found in one Paenibacillus dendritiformis genomic segment:
- the upp gene encoding uracil phosphoribosyltransferase: MGKLIICDHPLIQHKLTLIRDKRTNTKDFRELVDEVATLMAYEITRELPLQTSTVETPVAETECKVISGRMLGLIPILRAGLGMVEGVVKLIPGAKIGHVGLFRDPETLKPVEYYTKLPTDVRERALIVIDPMLATGGSAIAAIDVLKKRECTQIKLMCLIAAPEGVKAVQDAHPDVDIYLAALDERLDDHGYIVPGLGDAGDRLFGTK; encoded by the coding sequence ATGGGCAAATTGATCATTTGCGATCATCCTTTGATTCAACACAAATTGACACTGATTCGTGACAAGCGCACGAACACGAAAGATTTCCGCGAATTGGTAGACGAGGTCGCAACACTAATGGCGTATGAGATTACGCGCGAACTTCCACTGCAGACTTCCACTGTGGAGACGCCGGTGGCGGAGACGGAATGCAAGGTCATTTCCGGCCGTATGCTTGGCTTGATTCCAATTCTGCGGGCCGGCCTGGGCATGGTGGAAGGGGTAGTGAAGCTGATTCCGGGGGCCAAAATCGGACATGTCGGTCTATTCCGCGATCCAGAGACGTTGAAGCCTGTTGAATACTACACGAAGCTGCCGACCGATGTGCGTGAGCGGGCGCTTATCGTCATCGATCCGATGCTGGCGACCGGCGGATCGGCGATTGCTGCTATTGATGTGCTGAAGAAGCGCGAATGCACCCAGATTAAGCTGATGTGTCTCATTGCGGCGCCGGAAGGGGTCAAGGCGGTTCAGGATGCGCATCCTGACGTCGATATTTATTTGGCCGCGCTGGACGAGCGTCTGGACGACCACGGCTACATTGTGCCGGGATTGGGCGATGCGGGCGACCGGCTTTTCGGTACGAAATAA
- the glyA gene encoding serine hydroxymethyltransferase, whose protein sequence is MIEHLRQSDPEVLKAMDLELQRQRNNIELIASENIVSEAVMEAMGTVLTNKYAEGYPGKRYYGGCEHVDIVEDIARNRAKELFGAEHANVQPHSGAQANMAVYLAALKPGDTVLGMNLAHGGHLTHGSPVNASGLLYNFVAYGVEEETFLIDYDKVRKAAFKHRPKMIVAGASAYPRIIDFEALGSIANDVGALFMVDMAHIAGLVAAGLHPSPVPHAHFVTTTTHKTLRGPRGGMILCRSAWAQAIDKAVFPGTQGGPLMHVIASKAVALGEALQPSFKQYAAQVIENAQALAATLVEEGLNIVSGGTDNHLMLIDTRNVNITGKDAEKVLDSVGITVNKNAIPFDPTSPFITSGIRIGTPAATSRGMDVEAMRTIGKVIAMTLKNPADEETLATARRMVQELTAQYPLYQSLKY, encoded by the coding sequence ATGATAGAACATTTACGACAATCGGATCCGGAAGTGCTGAAAGCGATGGATTTGGAGCTGCAGCGTCAGCGGAACAATATCGAGCTTATCGCCTCGGAAAATATCGTAAGCGAAGCGGTCATGGAAGCGATGGGGACCGTCCTGACGAATAAATATGCGGAAGGCTATCCAGGCAAGCGCTACTACGGAGGCTGCGAGCATGTCGACATCGTCGAGGACATTGCGCGCAACCGGGCGAAAGAGCTGTTCGGGGCCGAGCATGCGAATGTGCAGCCGCATTCCGGTGCGCAAGCGAACATGGCGGTCTATCTGGCGGCCCTGAAGCCGGGAGACACGGTCCTTGGCATGAATCTGGCGCATGGCGGCCACTTGACGCACGGCAGCCCGGTCAATGCTTCGGGCTTGCTGTATAACTTCGTGGCCTATGGCGTAGAGGAAGAGACATTCCTCATCGATTATGACAAGGTGCGCAAGGCTGCGTTCAAGCATCGTCCGAAAATGATCGTTGCCGGCGCCAGCGCCTACCCTCGCATCATCGACTTCGAAGCGCTCGGGTCCATCGCCAATGACGTAGGCGCGCTGTTCATGGTCGATATGGCGCATATCGCCGGTCTGGTGGCCGCGGGTCTGCATCCAAGCCCAGTGCCGCATGCGCATTTCGTGACGACGACGACGCACAAGACGCTTCGCGGTCCGCGCGGCGGAATGATTCTGTGCCGTTCGGCCTGGGCACAGGCGATTGACAAAGCCGTCTTCCCGGGCACGCAGGGCGGTCCGCTCATGCATGTGATTGCTTCCAAGGCAGTCGCGCTGGGCGAAGCGCTGCAGCCATCCTTCAAGCAATATGCGGCACAGGTCATCGAGAACGCGCAAGCGCTGGCGGCTACCCTGGTCGAAGAAGGGCTGAACATCGTATCCGGCGGCACCGATAATCATCTGATGCTGATTGATACGCGCAACGTCAACATTACGGGCAAGGATGCGGAGAAGGTGCTGGATTCGGTAGGCATTACTGTGAATAAAAACGCGATTCCGTTCGATCCGACGAGTCCGTTCATTACGAGCGGCATCCGCATCGGCACGCCGGCTGCAACTTCACGCGGTATGGATGTCGAAGCGATGCGCACGATCGGCAAGGTGATTGCCATGACGCTGAAAAACCCGGCCGACGAAGAAACGCTGGCGACAGCGCGCCGGATGGTGCAGGAGCTGACGGCGCAATACCCGCTGTATCAATCGCTAAAATATTAA
- a CDS encoding TIGR01440 family protein — protein MNSSYERQAEQAARELAAAAKLAPGQLIVIGCSTSEVAGARIGTAGTLDVARMLFDGLNVLRTEFGLQLAFQCCEHLNRALVVERRTLEQFRLEEVAAVPVPHAGGSMAAQAYRMLPDACLAESIEAHAGIDIGETLIGMHLRRVAVPLRTELRSIGSARVTMASTRPKLIGGERAVYRLPDDSGTSCD, from the coding sequence ATGAATTCTTCTTATGAGCGGCAGGCCGAGCAGGCCGCCCGGGAACTGGCGGCTGCAGCGAAGCTTGCCCCGGGCCAACTGATCGTCATCGGCTGCAGCACAAGCGAAGTAGCCGGCGCGCGGATCGGCACGGCCGGCACGCTTGACGTTGCCCGGATGCTGTTCGACGGGCTGAATGTGCTGCGGACCGAGTTCGGCCTGCAGCTCGCTTTTCAATGCTGCGAGCACCTGAACCGCGCGCTGGTCGTGGAGCGCCGCACGCTGGAGCAATTCCGGCTGGAGGAGGTCGCCGCGGTGCCTGTCCCGCATGCGGGCGGTTCGATGGCGGCACAGGCGTACCGCATGCTGCCGGACGCATGTCTGGCCGAGTCCATCGAGGCGCATGCCGGCATCGACATCGGCGAGACGCTGATCGGCATGCATTTGCGCCGCGTGGCCGTTCCGCTGCGAACGGAGCTCCGTTCCATCGGCAGCGCCAGGGTAACGATGGCGTCGACGCGGCCGAAGCTGATCGGCGGCGAGCGGGCGGTCTACCGTTTACCGGACGATAGCGGAACTTCATGCGATTGA
- the rpiB gene encoding ribose 5-phosphate isomerase B: protein MKIAIGADHAGVKLKDGIIAVIRELGHEVEDLGCHCTDSVDYPDYAVPVAEKVAAGEADRGILICGTGIGMSIAANKVPGVRCALVHDLFSAKATREHNDSNVLAMGERVIGPGLAEEIVRVWLGTEFSQGERHAGRIRKVEEAERKYNPAP, encoded by the coding sequence ATGAAAATTGCAATTGGAGCGGATCACGCAGGTGTGAAGCTGAAGGACGGTATTATCGCGGTAATTCGAGAACTGGGGCATGAGGTAGAGGATCTCGGCTGCCATTGCACTGATTCGGTCGACTATCCGGATTATGCCGTGCCTGTCGCCGAGAAGGTGGCCGCCGGCGAAGCCGATCGCGGAATTCTGATCTGCGGGACCGGGATTGGCATGTCCATCGCCGCGAACAAGGTGCCTGGCGTTCGCTGCGCGCTCGTGCATGATTTGTTCTCCGCGAAGGCGACGCGGGAGCATAATGATTCGAACGTGCTCGCCATGGGAGAACGGGTCATCGGCCCTGGCCTGGCGGAAGAGATCGTCCGCGTCTGGCTCGGCACGGAATTCAGTCAAGGGGAGCGCCATGCAGGCCGCATCCGCAAGGTGGAGGAAGCCGAGCGCAAGTACAACCCGGCACCGTAG
- a CDS encoding low molecular weight protein arginine phosphatase has product MNRILFVCTGNTCRSPMAEAMLRQLAAERGLELEVKSAGVSAWDGTPMSDHAAAVLKEHHVEGYETFASTALSEAEVVWADLILTLTVGHKRHVLQRFPAAADKTYTLREYAEPGEGGSGERDRLQELAAELQLKQALGQEPTPEELAELAELDRLCPNPDVADPFGGSLEEYRMTALQIREALLVVVDKLAPPDTK; this is encoded by the coding sequence ATGAACCGGATATTATTCGTATGTACAGGCAATACCTGCCGCAGTCCGATGGCGGAAGCGATGCTCCGCCAACTGGCCGCCGAACGGGGGCTGGAGCTGGAGGTCAAGTCGGCGGGCGTATCGGCATGGGATGGAACGCCGATGTCGGATCATGCCGCTGCCGTGTTGAAGGAGCATCATGTTGAGGGATACGAGACGTTTGCTTCGACGGCGCTGAGCGAAGCGGAGGTGGTCTGGGCCGATCTTATCTTGACGCTGACCGTCGGCCATAAGCGCCATGTGCTGCAGCGGTTCCCCGCAGCGGCCGACAAGACTTATACGCTGAGGGAATATGCGGAGCCGGGAGAAGGCGGTTCCGGGGAGCGCGATCGGCTGCAGGAGCTGGCCGCCGAGCTGCAGCTGAAGCAGGCGCTGGGACAGGAGCCGACGCCGGAGGAGCTGGCGGAACTGGCCGAATTGGATCGGCTCTGCCCGAATCCGGATGTCGCGGATCCGTTCGGCGGTTCGCTGGAGGAATACCGGATGACCGCGCTGCAGATTCGGGAGGCGCTGCTCGTCGTGGTGGACAAGCTGGCCCCGCCTGACACAAAGTGA
- a CDS encoding manganese efflux pump MntP family protein: protein MWETAVPAGQWITIVVMAVALGFDAFSLCLGLGMRGMRSAEIFRISGVIALLHVVMPLLGVLTGHYISSILGHVAVMAAGGLLIMLGGHMMFSSFRRGSSGSLYEMSIWGTLLFGLSVSVDSFSVGVSLGMFQTSLMVTIVAFGLAGGAMSVMGLVLGQRVGATIGEYGEAIGGAILLTFGILFLLP from the coding sequence ATGTGGGAGACGGCAGTACCGGCAGGTCAGTGGATCACGATAGTCGTCATGGCCGTGGCACTCGGTTTTGACGCCTTTTCACTTTGTCTGGGCCTGGGCATGAGAGGGATGCGCTCGGCGGAGATATTCCGCATCAGCGGAGTTATCGCGCTGCTCCATGTCGTGATGCCGCTGCTTGGCGTCTTGACGGGGCATTATATCAGCTCCATCCTTGGACATGTAGCGGTGATGGCCGCTGGCGGGCTGCTCATCATGCTGGGCGGACATATGATGTTCAGTTCTTTCCGGAGAGGGTCCTCGGGCTCTCTCTATGAGATGTCGATCTGGGGGACGCTGTTGTTCGGATTGAGCGTAAGCGTCGATTCATTCTCCGTCGGCGTATCGCTGGGCATGTTCCAAACCAGCCTTATGGTGACCATCGTTGCCTTTGGACTGGCCGGAGGAGCGATGTCCGTCATGGGATTGGTGCTCGGCCAGCGGGTCGGGGCCACCATCGGCGAGTACGGGGAAGCGATCGGAGGAGCGATTCTGCTCACCTTCGGCATTCTCTTTTTGCTGCCGTAA
- a CDS encoding L-threonylcarbamoyladenylate synthase — MNVMNRFNEPKLADQPAEAAAGRKGEATKHWTVDAEQPLEGQPAIIEAAALLAAGGTVAFPTETVYGLGADARDTRAVERIFAAKGRPSDNPLIVHIADMAMLDELVEPFGGTARRLMDRFWPGPLTIVLPVRPGAVSPRVTAGLDTVGVRMPAHDTALALIRAAACPVAAPSANRSGRPSPTRAEHVAEDLDGRIGGIVDGGPTGVGVESTVVELHGDRIHVLRPGGVTIAMLREMAANVTIDPAVDPDGALAAPAAQEAGETLAAPRSPGMKYAHYAPQGTLAIVQSASPEAAARRIQAELDAARQRGERTGVLAFTEHTAAYRADVVVPLGSVSAPEEAAHRLYEGLRRFDEEGVGFIMAEACSTEGIGLAVMNRLLKAAGHRVIRC; from the coding sequence AGGCGGCTGCCGGCCGTAAGGGAGAGGCAACGAAGCACTGGACGGTCGACGCGGAGCAGCCGCTAGAGGGACAGCCGGCCATTATAGAGGCGGCTGCTCTGCTAGCCGCAGGCGGCACGGTCGCGTTCCCGACCGAAACGGTCTACGGCCTCGGCGCAGACGCGCGCGATACGCGTGCCGTCGAACGCATCTTCGCCGCCAAGGGGCGCCCGTCCGACAATCCGCTCATCGTGCATATCGCCGATATGGCGATGCTGGATGAGCTGGTCGAGCCGTTCGGCGGGACGGCGCGGCGCCTGATGGACCGCTTCTGGCCCGGCCCGCTTACGATCGTGCTGCCGGTGCGCCCCGGAGCCGTCTCGCCGCGGGTGACGGCCGGCCTCGACACGGTCGGCGTCCGCATGCCGGCGCATGATACGGCGCTGGCCTTGATCCGCGCCGCCGCTTGCCCGGTAGCTGCGCCGAGCGCGAACCGTTCCGGCCGCCCGAGCCCGACGCGGGCCGAGCATGTCGCCGAGGATCTGGACGGCCGCATCGGCGGCATCGTCGATGGCGGACCGACCGGCGTCGGCGTCGAATCGACCGTCGTGGAGCTGCACGGCGACCGTATTCATGTGCTGCGCCCCGGCGGCGTGACGATCGCCATGCTGCGCGAGATGGCCGCCAACGTCACGATCGACCCGGCTGTCGATCCGGACGGAGCGCTCGCGGCGCCCGCGGCGCAGGAAGCCGGCGAGACGTTAGCGGCGCCGCGCTCCCCGGGCATGAAATATGCCCATTATGCGCCGCAAGGCACGCTCGCGATCGTGCAGAGCGCCTCGCCGGAAGCCGCGGCCCGCCGCATCCAGGCGGAGCTCGACGCCGCCCGGCAGCGCGGAGAGCGCACCGGCGTGCTCGCCTTCACCGAGCATACGGCCGCGTATCGGGCGGATGTCGTCGTGCCGCTGGGCAGCGTGTCCGCGCCGGAGGAGGCCGCGCACCGGCTGTATGAAGGGCTGCGCCGCTTCGACGAGGAAGGGGTCGGCTTCATTATGGCGGAAGCCTGCTCCACCGAAGGGATCGGATTGGCAGTCATGAACCGGCTGCTAAAGGCCGCCGGGCACCGCGTTATCCGCTGCTGA